One region of Skermanella mucosa genomic DNA includes:
- the mrdA gene encoding penicillin-binding protein 2, with amino-acid sequence MERDTDRYRSLTRRALMLGGMQVGLLSTLVARMYYLQVLESDRYTVLADENRINMRLLAPSRGQVLDRFGVPLAVNQQNFRVVMVQEQARKIDRMLTLISEIVPLTEADWRRITREIQRKRAFVPVTVKENLTWDQVTMIEVNAPDLPGVSIEVGELRSYPYEAATAHFLGYVGAVSESELNGDPVLALPGFRIGKSGMEKFHDASLRGVAGTSQLEVNAVGRVIRELSRQEGQPGRDITLTIDIGLQQYAQDRLKEEKSAAAVVMDVHTGGIYSMASNPSYDPNLFTTGINAEAWEDLLSDPTTPLTNKVVGGQYAPGSTFKMLVALAALDSGIVGPRHTVFCPGHMDLGDHRFHCWKKGGHGTLDLVGALKHSCDTFFYDLARRIGIDRIHDMAKRFGMGQRTQLDLPSERPGLIPSRDWKQANLGKSWTQGESLIAAIGQGYVLATPLQLAVMLSRLVNGGFAVKPHLTKQIERGPAEQTAWPSLGVNKTHLDMVLQGMNAVMNQPGGTAYKMRISEAGYEMGGKTGTSQVRRITMAERSTGVLKNEQLPWRQRDHALFVGFAPLHAPRYACAVIVEHGGGGSAVAAPIARDILLEVQRRDSARGAPQLSSAVPAAEPARTAPPPGLGDKPGRIGG; translated from the coding sequence ATGGAGCGCGATACCGACAGATACCGCAGCCTGACCCGGCGGGCCCTGATGCTGGGCGGCATGCAGGTCGGCCTGCTGTCGACCCTGGTCGCCCGGATGTATTACCTGCAGGTGCTGGAGTCCGACCGCTACACGGTCCTGGCCGACGAGAACCGGATCAACATGCGGCTGCTCGCCCCGTCGCGCGGCCAGGTGCTGGACCGGTTCGGCGTGCCGCTGGCGGTGAACCAGCAGAATTTCCGCGTCGTCATGGTGCAGGAGCAGGCGCGCAAGATCGACCGCATGCTGACCTTGATCTCGGAGATCGTGCCGCTGACCGAGGCCGACTGGCGCCGCATCACCCGCGAGATCCAGCGCAAGCGCGCCTTCGTGCCGGTCACGGTGAAGGAGAACCTGACCTGGGACCAGGTCACCATGATCGAGGTGAACGCCCCCGACCTGCCCGGCGTCTCGATCGAGGTCGGCGAACTGCGCAGCTATCCCTACGAGGCGGCGACCGCCCATTTCCTGGGCTATGTCGGCGCGGTGTCGGAATCCGAGCTGAACGGCGACCCGGTCCTGGCGCTGCCCGGCTTCCGCATCGGCAAGTCCGGCATGGAGAAGTTCCACGACGCCAGCCTGCGCGGCGTCGCCGGCACCAGCCAGCTGGAGGTCAACGCGGTCGGCCGGGTGATCCGCGAGCTGTCGCGCCAGGAGGGCCAGCCCGGCCGCGACATCACGCTGACCATCGACATCGGCCTGCAGCAATATGCCCAGGACCGCCTGAAGGAGGAGAAGAGCGCCGCGGCCGTCGTGATGGACGTGCATACCGGCGGCATCTATTCCATGGCGTCGAACCCCAGCTACGACCCCAACCTGTTCACGACGGGCATCAACGCGGAAGCCTGGGAAGACCTGCTGTCCGACCCGACGACGCCGCTGACCAACAAGGTGGTCGGCGGGCAGTACGCGCCGGGCTCCACCTTCAAGATGCTGGTGGCGCTGGCGGCGCTGGACAGCGGCATCGTCGGGCCGCGCCATACCGTGTTCTGCCCCGGCCACATGGACCTGGGCGACCACCGGTTCCATTGCTGGAAGAAGGGCGGACACGGCACGCTGGACCTGGTCGGCGCGCTCAAGCATTCCTGCGACACCTTCTTCTACGACCTGGCCCGGCGGATCGGCATCGACCGCATCCACGACATGGCGAAAAGGTTCGGCATGGGCCAGCGAACCCAGCTTGACCTGCCCAGCGAGCGGCCGGGGCTGATACCCAGCCGCGACTGGAAGCAGGCCAACCTCGGCAAGTCCTGGACCCAGGGCGAGTCCCTGATCGCCGCGATCGGCCAGGGCTACGTGCTGGCGACCCCGCTGCAGCTGGCGGTCATGCTGTCGCGGCTGGTCAACGGCGGCTTCGCGGTCAAGCCGCACCTGACCAAGCAGATCGAGCGCGGGCCGGCGGAGCAGACCGCCTGGCCGTCGCTGGGGGTCAACAAGACCCACCTGGACATGGTGCTCCAGGGCATGAACGCCGTAATGAACCAGCCCGGCGGCACCGCGTACAAGATGCGCATATCCGAGGCCGGCTACGAGATGGGGGGCAAGACGGGCACCAGCCAGGTCCGCCGGATCACCATGGCGGAACGCAGCACCGGCGTCCTGAAGAACGAGCAGCTGCCGTGGCGCCAGCGCGACCACGCGCTGTTCGTCGGCTTCGCGCCGCTCCACGCGCCCCGGTACGCCTGCGCGGTGATCGTCGAGCATGGCGGCGGCGGTTCGGCCGTGGCGGCGCCGATCGCCCGCGACATCCTGCTGGAGGTCCAGCGCCGCGACAGCGCGCGGGGCGCGCCCCAGCTGTCCAGCGCGGTCCCGGCGGCGGAGCCGGCCCGGACGGCACCGCCCCCGGGACTGGGCGACAAGCCGGGGAGGATCGGCGGATGA
- the mreD gene encoding rod shape-determining protein MreD, translated as MTGGFWSRIDQTGRNIAPVAVTAALMLVGMVPLHLPNYAPVAPMLPLMALYYWVIHRPDLLRPSMAFGLGLLQDLLSGAPLGMTPLIHVLVYWVVLTQRRFFLGTSFAMLWLGFALIAFGAGFVGWLAWSILSLQLLSPNSALMQSTMTVAVFPLFGWLFIRIHRAFLQA; from the coding sequence ATGACCGGCGGCTTCTGGAGCAGGATCGACCAGACCGGGCGCAACATCGCGCCGGTGGCGGTCACGGCCGCGCTGATGCTGGTCGGCATGGTGCCCCTGCACCTGCCCAACTACGCCCCGGTGGCCCCCATGCTGCCGCTGATGGCGCTCTATTACTGGGTGATCCACCGGCCCGACCTGCTGCGCCCCAGCATGGCCTTCGGCCTGGGCCTGCTGCAGGACCTGCTGAGCGGCGCCCCGCTGGGGATGACGCCGCTGATCCATGTGCTGGTCTACTGGGTGGTGCTGACCCAGCGGCGCTTCTTCCTGGGCACGTCCTTCGCCATGCTGTGGTTGGGCTTCGCGCTGATCGCCTTCGGCGCCGGCTTCGTCGGCTGGCTCGCCTGGTCGATCCTGAGCCTCCAACTGCTGTCGCCCAACTCCGCCCTGATGCAGTCGACCATGACGGTGGCGGTGTTCCCGCTGTTCGGCTGGCTGTTCATCCGCATCCACCGCGCCTTTCTCCAGGCCTGA
- the mreC gene encoding rod shape-determining protein MreC, producing MKTRATGSVVRLAAPLRALAQRFSFLLLVFAAIALMMVGKVDTVLVEGIRSRVTDAFTPILDAISRPAATAAHFVESLHEIVNLRGENERLRQENAALLQWQQAAQRLDAENRSLRSLLNYKPELAASYITGRVVADPGGAFVRTVVVTAGRRDGVRPGQAAVSGRGLMGRVVQAGEWSSRVLLITDLNSRIPVVIEPSRQRAVMSGDNSGQPRLLYLPGDATPAVGDRVVTSGHGGMFPPGLPVGLIAEVAESAIRVQPFVDPGRVEHVQLVNFGLPGGLSANAPADAAGGLN from the coding sequence GTGAAGACACGTGCCACCGGATCCGTGGTTCGTCTCGCCGCACCCCTGCGTGCGCTGGCCCAACGATTCTCGTTCCTTCTCCTGGTGTTCGCCGCCATAGCCCTGATGATGGTCGGCAAGGTCGACACGGTCCTGGTGGAGGGCATCCGCAGCCGGGTGACCGACGCCTTCACCCCGATCCTGGATGCGATCTCCCGCCCCGCGGCGACGGCGGCCCATTTCGTCGAGAGCCTGCACGAGATCGTCAACCTGCGGGGCGAGAACGAGCGGCTGCGGCAGGAGAACGCGGCCCTGCTGCAGTGGCAGCAGGCGGCCCAGCGGCTCGACGCCGAGAACCGCAGCCTGCGCAGCCTGCTGAACTACAAGCCGGAGCTGGCGGCCTCCTACATCACGGGCCGCGTCGTCGCCGACCCCGGCGGCGCCTTCGTCCGGACCGTCGTGGTCACCGCCGGCCGGCGCGACGGCGTCAGGCCGGGCCAAGCGGCGGTGTCCGGCCGGGGATTGATGGGCCGGGTGGTCCAGGCGGGGGAATGGTCGTCGCGCGTCCTGCTGATCACCGACCTCAACTCGCGCATCCCGGTGGTGATCGAGCCGTCGCGCCAGCGGGCGGTGATGAGCGGAGACAATTCCGGCCAGCCGCGCCTGCTCTATCTGCCGGGCGACGCCACGCCGGCGGTCGGCGACCGGGTGGTGACCTCGGGCCATGGCGGCATGTTCCCGCCGGGGCTGCCGGTGGGCCTGATCGCCGAGGTGGCCGAGAGCGCGATCCGCGTGCAGCCTTTCGTCGATCCGGGGCGGGTCGAGCATGTCCAGCTGGTCAATTTCGGGCTGCCCGGCGGCCTGAGCGCCAACGCCCCGGCGGACGCCGCCGGCGGCCTGAACTGA
- a CDS encoding rod shape-determining protein, with protein sequence MFSKLLGVLSADMAIDLGTANTLVYVKGRGIVLNEPSVVAIATIRGKKQVLAVGDEAKMMLGRTPGNIQAIRPLRDGVIADFEVAEEMIKHFIRKVHNRRSFASPQVIICVPSGSTAVERRAIQESAESAGARRVFLIEEPMAAAIGAGLPVTEPTGSMVVDIGGGTTEVAVLSLGGIVYSRSVRVGGDKMDEAIIGYIRRNHNLLVGESSAERIKKEIGSACPPEDGEGRIMEIKGRDLMNGVPKELIISERQIAESLSEPVSAIIEAVKVALEHTAPELAADIVDKGIVLTGGGALLSNLDYVLRHATGLPVSIADDPLSCVALGTGRALEEMKTLKHVLIQMYS encoded by the coding sequence ATGTTTTCCAAATTGCTCGGCGTCCTGTCGGCCGACATGGCGATCGACCTGGGTACGGCCAACACCCTCGTGTACGTCAAGGGGCGGGGAATCGTCCTGAACGAGCCGTCGGTCGTCGCCATCGCCACCATCCGCGGCAAGAAGCAGGTGCTCGCGGTCGGCGACGAGGCCAAGATGATGCTGGGCCGCACCCCCGGCAACATCCAGGCGATCCGTCCGCTGCGGGACGGCGTCATCGCCGACTTCGAAGTCGCCGAGGAGATGATCAAGCACTTCATCCGCAAGGTGCATAACCGGCGCAGCTTCGCGAGCCCGCAGGTGATCATCTGCGTGCCGTCGGGGTCCACCGCGGTCGAACGGCGCGCGATCCAGGAATCGGCCGAGTCGGCCGGTGCCCGCCGGGTCTTCCTGATCGAGGAGCCCATGGCCGCCGCGATCGGCGCCGGCCTGCCGGTGACCGAGCCGACCGGAAGCATGGTGGTCGATATCGGCGGCGGCACGACCGAAGTCGCCGTGCTGTCGCTGGGCGGCATCGTCTATTCCCGGTCCGTCCGCGTCGGCGGCGACAAGATGGACGAGGCGATCATCGGCTATATCCGCCGCAACCACAATCTGCTGGTCGGCGAAAGCTCGGCCGAGCGGATCAAGAAGGAGATCGGCTCCGCCTGCCCGCCCGAGGACGGCGAGGGCCGGATCATGGAGATCAAGGGCCGCGACCTGATGAACGGCGTTCCCAAGGAACTGATCATCAGCGAGCGCCAGATCGCCGAGTCCCTGTCGGAACCGGTCAGCGCCATCATCGAGGCGGTCAAGGTGGCCCTGGAGCACACGGCGCCCGAACTGGCCGCCGACATCGTGGACAAGGGCATCGTGCTGACCGGCGGCGGCGCCCTGCTCAGCAACCTGGATTATGTGCTGCGCCACGCGACGGGTCTTCCGGTCTCCATCGCCGACGATCCGCTGTCCTGCGTCGCGCTGGGCACGGGCCGGGCTCTCGAAGAGATGAAGACGCTCAAGCACGTTCTCATCCAAATGTACTCCTGA
- a CDS encoding 2-isopropylmalate synthase translates to MTATTDQTANAPSSDANRVIIFDTTLRDGEQSPGASMNLEEKLRIARVLEEMGVDVIEAGFPIASNGDFEAVREIGKVVRNSVIAGLSRANRRDIDRAAEALQFAERKRIHTFISTSPLHMKYKLQMEPEKVLQAIWDSVTHARNHVDDVEWSAEDGSRTEHDFLCRCVETAIKAGATTINIPDTVGYGVPEEYGALFTMLIDRVPNADKAIFSVHCHNDLGLAVANSLAGVAAGARQIECTINGLGERAGNAALEEIVMAMRTRADAMPYSNGIHTEQIMTASRLVSAVTGFVVQPNKAIVGKNAFAHESGIHQDGMLKNAQTYEIMTPESVGLNRSTLVMGKHSGRAAFRAKLKDLGYALGDNAIEETFVRFKDLADKKKDVFDEDIIALVDDSIGSTNERIRFVSLMVVAGSKGPQRAELELEIDGEAVSTVATGSGPVDATFNAISALFPHEAKLQLYQVHAVTEGTDAQAEVTVRLEENGKTVNGQGADTDTLVASCRAYVHALNKLLTKRQKTAPEALSA, encoded by the coding sequence ATGACCGCCACCACCGACCAGACCGCCAACGCCCCCTCCTCCGACGCCAACCGCGTCATCATCTTCGACACCACCCTGCGCGACGGCGAGCAGTCGCCCGGCGCCTCCATGAACCTGGAGGAGAAGCTGCGCATCGCCCGGGTGCTGGAGGAGATGGGGGTCGACGTGATCGAGGCGGGCTTCCCGATCGCCTCCAACGGCGACTTCGAGGCCGTGCGCGAGATCGGCAAGGTCGTCCGCAACTCGGTCATCGCCGGGCTGTCGCGCGCCAACCGCCGCGACATCGACCGCGCCGCCGAGGCCCTGCAGTTCGCCGAGCGCAAGCGCATCCACACCTTCATCTCCACCAGCCCGCTGCACATGAAGTACAAGCTGCAGATGGAGCCGGAAAAGGTGCTGCAGGCCATCTGGGACAGCGTCACCCACGCCCGCAACCATGTGGACGACGTGGAATGGAGCGCCGAGGACGGCTCGCGCACCGAGCACGACTTCCTGTGCCGCTGCGTCGAGACCGCGATCAAGGCGGGCGCCACCACGATCAACATTCCCGACACGGTCGGCTACGGCGTGCCGGAGGAGTACGGCGCCCTGTTCACCATGCTGATCGACCGGGTCCCCAACGCCGACAAGGCGATCTTCTCCGTCCACTGCCATAACGACCTGGGCCTGGCGGTCGCCAACTCGCTGGCCGGCGTGGCCGCCGGCGCCCGGCAGATCGAATGCACGATCAACGGCCTGGGCGAGCGCGCCGGCAACGCGGCACTGGAGGAGATCGTGATGGCGATGCGCACCCGCGCCGACGCCATGCCCTACTCCAACGGCATCCACACCGAGCAGATCATGACGGCGTCCCGCCTGGTGTCGGCGGTGACCGGCTTCGTCGTCCAGCCGAACAAGGCGATCGTCGGCAAGAACGCCTTCGCCCACGAATCCGGCATCCACCAGGACGGCATGCTGAAGAACGCCCAGACCTACGAGATCATGACCCCGGAATCGGTCGGGCTGAACCGCTCGACCCTGGTGATGGGCAAGCATTCCGGCCGCGCCGCCTTCCGCGCCAAGCTGAAGGACCTGGGCTACGCGCTGGGCGACAACGCGATCGAGGAAACCTTCGTCCGCTTCAAGGATCTGGCGGACAAGAAGAAGGACGTCTTCGACGAGGACATCATCGCGCTGGTCGATGACAGTATCGGCAGCACCAACGAGCGCATCCGCTTCGTCTCGCTGATGGTGGTCGCCGGCTCCAAGGGTCCCCAACGGGCCGAGCTGGAGCTGGAGATCGACGGCGAGGCGGTGAGCACGGTCGCCACCGGGTCCGGCCCGGTGGATGCCACCTTCAACGCGATCTCGGCGCTGTTCCCGCACGAGGCAAAGCTGCAGCTGTACCAGGTCCACGCCGTCACCGAGGGCACCGACGCCCAGGCGGAAGTGACCGTGCGGCTGGAGGAGAACGGCAAGACGGTCAACGGCCAGGGAGCCGACACCGACACCCTGGTGGCGAGCTGCCGCGCCTATGTTCATGCCTTGAACAAGCTGCTGACCAAGCGCCAGAAAACGGCGCCCGAAGCACTCTCCGCTTGA
- a CDS encoding sigma-70 family RNA polymerase sigma factor yields the protein MSENTLDRLEQEIPALRRFARALVGHPERADDLVQDTLERALTRLDSYTPGTNMRAWLFTILRNAHINELRRARTTATPDETLEALSPPAPAAQEHGLAVRDLERALARLTPEMREVLLLIGLEGMSYEEAADVLGAKVGTVKSRLCRGREALRRLMDGEVGEDGVTRLPGRPLTPATSREMAAVVLAFQRSAAAAARTVHMGMDLEERRTGA from the coding sequence ATGTCTGAGAACACGCTTGACCGGTTGGAACAGGAAATTCCCGCACTGCGCCGTTTCGCGCGGGCTCTGGTCGGCCACCCCGAACGGGCCGACGACCTTGTCCAGGACACCCTCGAGCGGGCCTTGACCCGTCTGGACAGCTACACGCCGGGCACCAACATGCGCGCCTGGCTCTTCACCATCCTTCGCAACGCGCACATCAACGAGCTGCGCCGCGCTCGCACCACCGCGACCCCGGACGAGACGCTGGAAGCGCTGAGCCCGCCGGCCCCGGCCGCCCAGGAGCACGGCCTCGCCGTCCGCGACCTGGAGCGGGCCCTGGCCCGGCTGACCCCGGAAATGCGCGAGGTGCTCCTGCTGATCGGCCTCGAAGGCATGAGCTACGAGGAAGCGGCCGACGTGCTGGGCGCCAAGGTCGGCACCGTCAAGTCGCGCCTCTGCCGCGGCCGCGAGGCGCTCCGCCGCCTGATGGACGGCGAAGTGGGCGAGGACGGCGTGACCCGGTTGCCCGGCCGCCCGCTGACCCCCGCCACCAGCCGCGAGATGGCCGCCGTCGTCCTGGCCTTCCAGCGCTCGGCCGCCGCCGCCGCGCGGACCGTGCACATGGGCATGGACCTCGAGGAACGCCGCACCGGGGCCTGA
- the ilvC gene encoding ketol-acid reductoisomerase: protein MRVYYDRDADVNLIKGKKVCIVGYGSQGHAHANNLRDSGVKDVIVGARPGSPSGAKAEAAGFTVMTPAEAAKVADVIMVLTPDELQADLYRDHLAPNMKEGSALAFAHGLNIHFNLIEPRADIDVFMIAPKGPGHTVRSEYVRGGGVPSLVAVHQNASGNALELALSYASANGGGRAGVIETTFKEECETDLFGEQAVLCGGLTALIQAGFETLVEAGYAPEMAYFECLHEVKLIVDLIYEGGMANMRYSISNTAEYGDYTRGPRVVTPETKAEMKRILDDIQSGRFTRDWIQECKVGQPSFKAMRRRNAEHQIEEVGEKLRAMMPWISANKLVDKTKN from the coding sequence ATGCGCGTCTATTACGATCGTGATGCCGACGTCAACCTGATCAAGGGTAAGAAAGTCTGCATCGTCGGCTACGGCAGCCAGGGCCACGCCCATGCCAACAATCTGCGCGACAGCGGCGTAAAGGACGTGATCGTCGGCGCCCGTCCGGGCAGCCCGAGCGGCGCCAAGGCCGAGGCCGCCGGCTTCACCGTCATGACCCCGGCCGAGGCCGCCAAGGTCGCCGACGTGATCATGGTGCTGACTCCGGACGAGCTGCAGGCCGACCTGTACCGCGACCACCTCGCGCCCAACATGAAGGAAGGCTCCGCCCTGGCCTTCGCCCACGGCCTGAACATCCACTTCAACCTGATCGAGCCGCGCGCCGACATCGACGTGTTCATGATCGCCCCGAAGGGTCCCGGCCACACCGTCCGCAGCGAATATGTGCGCGGCGGCGGCGTGCCGTCGCTGGTGGCGGTGCATCAGAACGCCTCGGGCAACGCGCTGGAGCTGGCGCTGTCCTACGCCTCGGCCAACGGCGGCGGCCGCGCCGGCGTGATCGAGACGACCTTCAAGGAAGAGTGCGAGACCGACCTGTTCGGCGAGCAGGCCGTGCTGTGCGGCGGCCTCACCGCCCTGATCCAGGCCGGCTTCGAGACGCTGGTGGAAGCCGGCTACGCGCCCGAGATGGCCTATTTCGAGTGCCTGCACGAGGTCAAGCTGATCGTCGACCTGATCTACGAGGGCGGCATGGCCAACATGCGCTACTCGATCAGCAACACGGCCGAGTACGGCGACTACACCCGCGGCCCGCGCGTCGTGACGCCGGAGACCAAGGCCGAGATGAAGCGCATCCTCGACGACATCCAGTCCGGCCGCTTCACCCGCGATTGGATCCAGGAGTGCAAGGTCGGCCAGCCCAGCTTCAAGGCCATGCGCCGCCGCAACGCCGAGCACCAGATCGAGGAAGTCGGCGAGAAGCTGCGCGCCATGATGCCCTGGATCTCCGCCAACAAGCTGGTGGACAAGACCAAGAACTGA
- the ilvN gene encoding acetolactate synthase small subunit has translation MEPNIEKHTISVLVDNEPGVLARVIGLFSGRGYNIESLTVAEVDAEQQVSRITIVTSGTRMIIEQIKNQLDRLVPVHRVRDLTDEGPFIERELALIKVAGTGDRRIESLRIADIFKARVVDATLNSFVFEMTGTAAQLDDFIGLMRQLGLVDVSRTGAAAISKGAASL, from the coding sequence GTGGAACCCAACATCGAAAAACACACCATCTCGGTCCTGGTCGATAACGAGCCGGGCGTGCTCGCCCGCGTCATCGGCCTGTTCTCCGGCCGGGGCTACAACATCGAGAGCCTGACCGTCGCCGAGGTGGATGCCGAGCAGCAGGTCTCGCGCATCACCATCGTGACCAGCGGCACCCGCATGATCATCGAGCAGATCAAGAACCAGCTGGACCGGCTGGTTCCGGTCCATCGGGTCCGCGACCTGACCGACGAGGGACCGTTCATCGAGCGCGAGCTGGCACTGATCAAGGTGGCGGGCACCGGCGACCGGCGCATCGAAAGCCTGCGCATCGCCGACATCTTCAAGGCCCGCGTGGTCGATGCCACGCTCAATTCCTTCGTGTTCGAAATGACGGGCACGGCGGCCCAGCTGGACGACTTCATCGGGCTGATGCGTCAGCTCGGGCTGGTCGATGTCAGCCGGACCGGCGCCGCCGCCATCTCCAAAGGCGCCGCCAGCCTGTAG
- a CDS encoding acetolactate synthase 3 large subunit — translation MSENKLTGAEIVIKSLKDQGVDVIFGYPGGAVLPIYDALFKQNDLRHILVRHEQAAVHAAEGYARSTGKVGVVLVTSGPGATNAVTGLTDALMDSIPIVCLSGQVPTHLIGNDAFQEADTTGITRPCTKHNYLVKDVANLARTMHEAFWVAKSGRPGPVVVDIPKDVQFADGPYVPPNEVRHKTYRPQVKPEIARVEEAVELIANAKRPIFYTGGGVINSGPLASKLLTQFVRMTGYPCTNTLMGLGAYPASDPQFLGMLGMHGTYEANLAMHGCDVMINIGARFDDRVTGKLSEFSPGSKKIHVDIDPSSINKNVRVDVPIVGDCAHVLEDMIRIWKARQKRPDKEALKQWWAQIAEWRGRDCLRYIHTDPVIKPQYALERLRELTRNRDTYITTEVGQHQMWAAQFIPFEEPNRWMTSGGLGTMGYGLPAAIGTQIAHPDALVVDVSGEASFMMNMQEMATAVQYRLPIKVLILNNQYMGMVRQWQELLHGSRYSESYSEALPDFVKLAEAFGGVGLRATKVSEVDSVLQEMIDIRRPVIVDMCVDQKENCFPMIPGGRAHNEILLGPADQQGNGMQRDSTPEEGMVLV, via the coding sequence ATGTCCGAGAACAAGCTGACCGGTGCGGAGATCGTCATCAAGTCCCTGAAGGACCAGGGCGTAGACGTCATTTTCGGCTATCCCGGCGGCGCGGTACTTCCGATCTATGACGCCCTGTTCAAGCAGAACGACCTGCGCCACATCCTGGTGCGTCACGAACAGGCGGCTGTCCATGCGGCGGAAGGTTATGCGCGCTCGACCGGCAAGGTCGGCGTCGTTCTCGTAACGTCCGGCCCCGGCGCCACCAACGCGGTCACCGGGCTGACCGACGCGCTGATGGACAGCATCCCGATCGTGTGCCTGAGCGGCCAGGTGCCGACGCACCTGATCGGCAACGACGCCTTCCAGGAAGCCGACACGACCGGCATCACCCGACCCTGCACCAAGCACAACTACCTGGTGAAGGACGTCGCCAACCTGGCGCGGACCATGCACGAGGCCTTCTGGGTCGCGAAGAGCGGCCGCCCCGGCCCCGTCGTGGTCGACATCCCCAAGGACGTGCAGTTCGCCGACGGCCCGTACGTGCCGCCGAACGAGGTCAGGCACAAGACCTACCGCCCGCAGGTCAAGCCGGAGATCGCCCGCGTCGAGGAGGCGGTCGAGCTGATCGCCAACGCCAAGCGGCCGATCTTCTACACCGGCGGCGGCGTGATCAATTCCGGCCCGCTGGCGTCCAAGCTGCTGACCCAGTTCGTCCGCATGACGGGCTATCCCTGCACCAACACCCTGATGGGCCTGGGAGCCTATCCGGCGTCGGACCCGCAGTTCCTGGGCATGCTGGGCATGCACGGCACCTACGAGGCCAACCTGGCGATGCACGGGTGCGACGTGATGATCAATATCGGCGCGCGGTTCGACGACCGCGTGACCGGCAAGCTGTCGGAGTTCTCGCCGGGCAGCAAGAAGATCCATGTCGACATCGACCCCAGCTCGATCAACAAGAACGTCCGGGTGGACGTGCCGATCGTCGGCGACTGCGCCCATGTCCTGGAAGACATGATCCGCATCTGGAAGGCCCGTCAGAAGCGTCCGGACAAGGAGGCGCTGAAGCAGTGGTGGGCGCAGATCGCCGAATGGCGCGGCCGCGACTGCCTGCGCTACATCCACACCGACCCGGTGATCAAGCCGCAATACGCGCTGGAGCGGCTGCGCGAGCTGACCCGCAACCGCGACACCTACATCACGACGGAAGTCGGCCAGCACCAGATGTGGGCCGCCCAGTTCATCCCCTTCGAGGAGCCGAACCGCTGGATGACCTCGGGCGGGCTGGGCACCATGGGCTACGGCCTGCCGGCCGCCATCGGCACCCAGATCGCCCACCCCGACGCGCTGGTGGTGGACGTGTCGGGCGAGGCTTCCTTCATGATGAACATGCAGGAGATGGCGACCGCCGTGCAGTACCGCCTGCCGATCAAGGTGCTGATCCTGAACAACCAGTACATGGGCATGGTCCGCCAGTGGCAGGAGCTGCTGCACGGCAGCCGCTATTCCGAAAGCTACAGCGAGGCCCTGCCCGACTTCGTCAAGCTGGCGGAAGCCTTCGGCGGCGTCGGATTGCGCGCCACCAAGGTGTCGGAGGTGGACTCCGTGCTTCAGGAGATGATCGACATCCGCCGCCCGGTGATCGTGGACATGTGCGTGGACCAGAAGGAAAACTGCTTCCCGATGATCCCCGGCGGCCGCGCCCACAACGAGATCCTGCTGGGTCCGGCGGACCAGCAGGGCAACGGCATGCAGCGGGACAGCACTCCCGAGGAAGGCATGGTCCTGGTATAA